A genome region from Triticum aestivum cultivar Chinese Spring chromosome 2B, IWGSC CS RefSeq v2.1, whole genome shotgun sequence includes the following:
- the LOC123044113 gene encoding transcription factor BHLH062: MVPRDMVNAPAERLHVQGSVVNKKCETKVPNKIHKSEREKRKRGTQNDLFNELGAMLEPDRQNNGKACVLGDTTRILKDLVSQVESLRKENSTLKNESHYVVLERNELRDDNSMLRNEIQELQNKLRMRLQSNPIWSQDTTTRSAVAVPYPTSGVFPVQHSPHSPVITSTALSLQPVITEQCYAAPLRELQLFPEVSPTSTEDSELSQDQWISNSVTRPQARYPTPAAMSPVNEFPILPRMGEEQQYSSGTSEEDGPHRV, translated from the exons ATGGTGCCCAGGGACATGGTGAATGCCCCCGCCGAAAGGCTGCACGTCCAAGG GTCTGTCGTGAACAAGAAGTGTGAGACGAAggtgccaaataaaatccacaagtCGGAGAGGGAGAAGCGGAAGCGAGGCACGCAGAATGACCTCTTTAATGAGCTGGGAGCCATGCTAG AACCAGACAGGCAGAACAACGGGAAGGCATGTGTATTGGGTGACACTACACGGATACTGAAGGATTTAGTTTCACAAGTGGAATCTCTTCGGAAGGAGAATAGCACACTGAAGAATGAATCTCACTAT GTTGTGTTGGAGAGAAATGAACTGCGTGATGACAACAGCATGCTTCGCAATGAAATCCAGGAGCTTCAGAACAAGCTGAGAATGCGTCTGCAAAGCAACCCTATTTGGAGCCAGGATACTACTACAAGATCAGCCGTTGCAGTACCTTATCCCACAAGCGGAGTGTTCCCAGTACAGCATTCACCACATTCACCAGTCATCACCTCGACGGCACTTTCTCTGCAACCTGTAATCACTGAGCAATGCTATGCTGCCCCACTACGAGAGCTGCAGCTCTTCCCAGAAGTTTCACCTACATCCACTGAAGATAGCGAACTGTCACAAGACCAGTGGATTTCCAATAGTGTAACAAGGCCCCAGGCACGGTACCCAACACCAGCGGCGATGTCGCCAGTAAATGAGTTCCCAATCCTTCCAAGGATGGGAGAGGAGCAACAATATAGTAGTGGCACTAGTGAGGAAGACGGTCCACACAGGGTTTAA
- the LOC123044114 gene encoding 40S ribosomal protein S9-2, whose product MVHVNFYRNYGKTFKKPRRPYEKERLDAELKLVGEYGLRAKRELYRVQYALSRIRNAARELLTLDEKNPRRIFEGAALLRRMNRYGLLTEEQNKLDYVLALTVDNFLQRRLQTIVFKNGMAKSIHHARVLIRQRHIRVGKQLVNIPSFMVRVDTEKHVDFSLTSPLGGGQPGRVKRKNQKKASGGGGDDGEEEED is encoded by the exons ATGGTGCACGTCAACTTCTACCGCAACT ATGGAAAGACCTTCAAGAAGCCAAGGCGTCCGTATGAGAAGGAGCGTCTTGACGCTGAGCTGAAGCTGGTTGGGGAGTACGGTCTGCGGGCCAAGCGTGAGCTCTATCGTGTGCAGTATGCCCTCAGCCGCATCCGAAATGCTGCCAGGGAGCTGCTCACTCTGGATGAGAAGAACCCCCGCCGTATCTTTGAGGGTGCGGCTCTCCTCCGCCGCATGAACCGCTACGGTCTTCTCACTGAGGAACAGAACAAGCTTGATTACGTGCTTGCCCTCACTGTTGACAACTTCCTCCAGCGCCGTCTCCAGACCATCGTCTTCAAGAATGGCATGGCCAAGTCAATCCATCATGCGCGTGTCCTTATCAGACAGCGCCACATCAG GGTTGGAAAGCAGCTCGTCAACATTCCTTCTTTCATGGTGAGGGTGGACACTGAGAAACACGTCGACTTCTCGCTCACCAGCCCCCTTGGTGGTGGCCAACCTGGAAGAGTGAAGCGGAAGAACCAGAAGAAGGCctcaggtggtggtggtgatgacggcgaggaggaggaagactaa